Within the Planctomycetia bacterium genome, the region GGCTGAGTTTGTTCAGCGCCTCGATCGTCTTGGCAGTCGCCTGGACGATGTCGATCACCCGCTTGTGGGTCCGAATTTCGTACTGCTGACGGGCCTTCTTGTCGACATGCGGACTGGAGAGGACGGTGTACCGCTCGATCCGCGTGGGGAGCGGGATCGGTCCATGAACCTCCGAATTCGTCCGCTTCGCCGTGTCGACGATCTCGGCTGCGCTCTGGTCGAGGACGACGTGGTCGTACGCTTCCATGCGAATGCGAATGATCTCTTGTGTCGGACCCGCCACCGGACAACTCCAATCAATCCAACGCGCGACGACCAACCGGAATCGATGCCGGCGGCGGAACCTTTCCGTCGCCGAGCGGCAGCCCGCAGGATTACCCGCGATGCCGCAGGAACAGACGTCCGGCCGTTGGCCCGGAGTCGGAACCTTCCGTAACCCCCTCCATCCAGGGGACTCAGAGCGAGTCACGGTCGAGCCACGGAATCTAAGGTGGCCCTGTGCCGCTGTCAACAGACCGAAAAAATCCGGCGACGACCGCGGCGGATCCGCCGCGGGACCGGTCAGAACGCGGCGTCTCGCACGACCGTCAAGGAGAGTTGAAAGCCGCCTTCGTGCTCGCGTAAGGTGCCTGTTTCCGGCCGTTGGTCCGTTGGTTCAAGGTGCGTCGACATGCGAAACCATCGCTCGCAGAAGAGAATTCGGACCGCCCTGCTCGGGCTCGCGGCCTGGGCCGGCACCTTCACCGACCTGCGGGCCTGGGCTTCCGAGGCGACCGCCCTCGCGCATGGCGTGATCGTCGCCAGGGCCTCCGTTCGCCAGGCTGCACCGCGGATCCGCATCTCCTGGCCGCGGGCCGAGGGGAGCGGCGGTTTCTGGATCTACCGCAAGGCGCCGGAGGAGGGCTCGTGGGGAGCGGTGCGGGCCACGCTCCCCGCCGACGCCACGCAGTTCGACGATGCCGACGTCGAGCCGGGGATCGCCTACGAGTACATGATCGAGACCGCCGAGCCGCTCGGCCGCATCAAAAACAGGCGGGCAAGCGGCGTCCTCGCGGCCGGCATCGCCCTGCCGGTCGCGGACGACCGGGGCACGGCCCTGCTGGTCGTCGATCGCACCATGGCCGAGCCGCTGGCCGGCGAACTGGCGCGGCTCGCCGAGGACCTGTGCGGCGACGGCTGGACCGTCCTGCGGCGCGACGTCGAACGGCAGGCGACCGTCTGCGCTCCGGCGACCGCGGCCGAGGTTGCGGCCGTGAAGGCCGTGATCGGCGACGCCTGGCGGCAGGAGCAGGATCGGCTCCGGGCGGTGCTGCTCATCGGCCGCGTGCCGCTCCCCTACTCCGGCTGGCTGATCCCTGACGGCCATGATTACGAGCCGCGCGAGGCCGATTCCTACTACGCCCTGCCCGAAGCGACATGGAGCGACGAGCGGGCCTACCCCGACAAGGGCAAAAAGGGGGTTCGCCGCAACGTGGCGGGAGACGGGACGTTCGACCCGTCGTGGTTCGACCCGGCTGCGGTTCGCCTCGCCGTCGGCCGCATCGACATGTCGGCGCTGCCGATCTTCGACCTGCCCGAGCCGGAACTGCTGCGCCGCTACCTCAACAAGCATCATGCCTACCGT harbors:
- the rpsJ gene encoding 30S ribosomal protein S10, which gives rise to MAGPTQEIIRIRMEAYDHVVLDQSAAEIVDTAKRTNSEVHGPIPLPTRIERYTVLSSPHVDKKARQQYEIRTHKRVIDIVQATAKTIEALNKLSLPAGVDIKIKASSR